Sequence from the Sphingobium indicum B90A genome:
TCGTTCCGCGGGATGATCGTCGTTATGTCGGCGCGAACTTCCACCTTGCATACTAGGGCTAGGTGGGGGTGGGTCGCCGGGCTCAGGCTTCGAATAAACACTCCCCCCTGACGGGGGAGTCAAACCCTCGGGTTACCGGCACATACTGCCCTCAGATTCGATGGACCGACACTGCAAGTTTGGTCTTCGGGCCGATGCTTGAATGTGACGGTTTCATGCCACGGCAGCCAGCCTTCGAGAAAATTTGTCTGCCGTGCCCGGAAACGAGACTGTCAACGCATCTACCGAATTACAGACGATCAGATGCAGGCGATTTCCGTTGGTCAAAGTTCAATTTTCGGTTCTCGCTGGGAACGCGCATCATGCTCCCCAGCCAGACAGACAACAGCGAAGAAACCGCACAGATGAAGATGCATTCAACCGACCGTCGCAATTTTCTCGGACTCATGGCTGCGGGAGCCACGGCGGTTGTAGGCGCGCCCGTCTCCGCGAGACAGGTTCGTTCGAAATTTCCCCCAGACGTCGGGTCGAAATTCTATGCTGACGGCCGCGTCCACCCATTTCCGGGCAACACTGTCATTTGCCATGTTCCCCAGCAAGGGGAGCACTCCGGCTGCTTCAACGCGCTTTTGGACATCTATCGGGAGGCTCCGGCACATCCGTTCGTTCGCAAGATCACGCTACTTCCGCCGTCGAGCTACCATATGACGATATTCGGTGGAGCGAATGACAAGCCCCGCGAGCGCAAATCCTGGCCAGCCGATCTTCCGATCGACATGCCGATCGAGCGGTGCACCGAAATCCTTGCGGAACGGCTCAAGGCGGCTCGCCTTGGATGTAGCCTGCCCATAAGGATGAAAGTCGATCCCTCCCAAGACCCGACGAACGGGGCTCCCCTCACGCTACGGCTACTTCCAGTCGATGAGGCAGAACGTGGCAAGCTCGCAGACCTCCGCCGCGCGATCGCAGATGTGACCAAAGTCCCAATCCCGACGCCAGACACTTACCGCTTCCACATCTCTCTGGGCTACTTCGTCGCCTGGCTGACCGCGGCTGAGCAGATCACATTTGCGAGGACTTTCAACCGCTGGGCCCAGCAACTCGCATCGAAGTCGCCGGTGATCACGCTGGGAGCACCGGAATTCTGCTCCTTCGACGACATGTTCGCCTTTCACCGCATCATCTATCTGGGATAGGCACATGGCATCCCTCGATCATTCGCCGCCAACTGTCGGCCGCCCCGGTTGCCACTCTTCGATGGCAAAATGGGCTTTGCGGTCGGCAATCGTATGTATCGCTAGCCTAGCGATCTATACAGCGTCGGGCGCTCGCGAGCCGAAATCGGCCGCCACGTACTTACCGGCGACGCCGTTCAGCATCATCGATGTCATACCGCCAGCTCCTGTGGTTGGCGACCCGCGTTACGAGGCCGATCGCGCCATCTTCCTGAAGACCAGAGCCCTCCAAAATAGCGATCGCTGGCGCTTGGCAACTCGAGATGTGAGCGAAAAGCCGGGTGACCTCCTGCGAGACTTCAGCTGTGCTGCCGGGTTGAGTCTGACACCCGAGAAGGCACCACGGCTCACCGCCCTCCTGGTTGCCGCCGCCGCTGACACGGCGCGGGTCAACAATGAGGCCAAGAACCGCTTTCAGCGCGCCAGACCCTTTAAGATCGACGCTGGACCAATCTGTCAGCCAGCCGCCGAGGTTACGAACAGCTACGACTATCCCTCGGGTCACACGACGCGCGGATGGACGTGGGCTACATTGCTTGCACAATTGCTGCCGGAGCGTGCGGTTCCAATTCTCGCACGCGGTCGCGCCTATGGTGAGAGCCGTGTTGTGTGCGGCGTTCACAATGCGAGTGCGGTCGAAACGGGACGTCTATCCGCGTCGGTCACACTGACAGTGATGCAGCGCAACCCCCGCTTTCAGGCAGACATGCGGGCCGCTCTTCGCGAGCTCGACCTGCTGAAACGGCGAAGCAGTGCGAATGCACTGGCCTGCGGTCCGAACGAACAGATCATTCCGTCAATATTCACGCCGCGACACCAGCCGGAGCCAGTCGGCCCCTGACGTCCTGCGAGAGGAGAGAGTTATGCAGTTGAACGTCGAAGCCATTACATCGACGGATCCCGTGGCCGCAGACGGATCGCCCGACAACGGTGTCGATGCTCCGGATCTCCGCATCTTCGTCTTTGCTCTCTTTCTGGTGTTCGGTG
This genomic interval carries:
- a CDS encoding DUF1868 domain-containing protein codes for the protein MLPSQTDNSEETAQMKMHSTDRRNFLGLMAAGATAVVGAPVSARQVRSKFPPDVGSKFYADGRVHPFPGNTVICHVPQQGEHSGCFNALLDIYREAPAHPFVRKITLLPPSSYHMTIFGGANDKPRERKSWPADLPIDMPIERCTEILAERLKAARLGCSLPIRMKVDPSQDPTNGAPLTLRLLPVDEAERGKLADLRRAIADVTKVPIPTPDTYRFHISLGYFVAWLTAAEQITFARTFNRWAQQLASKSPVITLGAPEFCSFDDMFAFHRIIYLG
- a CDS encoding acid phosphatase, with the translated sequence MASLDHSPPTVGRPGCHSSMAKWALRSAIVCIASLAIYTASGAREPKSAATYLPATPFSIIDVIPPAPVVGDPRYEADRAIFLKTRALQNSDRWRLATRDVSEKPGDLLRDFSCAAGLSLTPEKAPRLTALLVAAAADTARVNNEAKNRFQRARPFKIDAGPICQPAAEVTNSYDYPSGHTTRGWTWATLLAQLLPERAVPILARGRAYGESRVVCGVHNASAVETGRLSASVTLTVMQRNPRFQADMRAALRELDLLKRRSSANALACGPNEQIIPSIFTPRHQPEPVGP